DNA sequence from the Roseofilum casamattae BLCC-M143 genome:
TCATTTCTTGGTCGGAAGAAACTAGCTTGTTTAATATCAACTCCCTGAACCCGACGGCAACATTCCTGTTAGCAATTTTGAGTAAACTGGCTTTAGGCGATCGCTTAATCCTCGATCGGGCCCTTGACCTGCACCCCGTCGCCATTGCCGGATTTCTCGGACTCGCTATTACCGCAGTCAGCTTAATCCCCGTCGGCCAGTTGGATGGAGGGCGCGTGGTTCATGCTATGTTCGGGCAGCGAACCGCTATGGTCATCGCCCAAATTACCCGACTGCTGATTCTGGTGCTGGCATTTGTCCGTCAGGAATTTCTCTGGTGGGCGATATTTTTGTTATTGATGCCCGTTGGCGACGAACCTGCCTTAAATGATGTGACGGAATTAGATAACGCTCGGGATATGCTCGGACTGATAACCCTCGCTATTTTGGTGATGATAATCGTACCTGCCCCAGTTACTCTCATTCAATGGTTGTATGGCTGATAATATCCGCGAATGGTTAGATCGGATTCGTCAATTGCAGGAACAAGCCGTGCAATTGCAACAAGAGCGCGATCGCGCATACAAAAGTGCGGCCAATTGGCAGCAATTGTATGAAACTGAGTCGCAACAACGGCGCCATGATAGTCAAATGGCTGGCGATCGCATTCGGGAACTGCAAAAGAAATTGGCGTCGTTACAAAAACCTATCGGTCAGTTACCTGGAGAAGCGGGTTCCGTTGCGCTCGAGGAAGAGATTGCTGGCTTAACGTCTCTGGAAGAGGTGAAACAGAAGTTGCTCGAGATGACAGTAGAGCGCGATCGTCTCGCACAAACCATAACCTCTCTGACCAATGCCTTGCAAGCCGAACAAGTGCAACATCAGCAAACTCGGCAGAATTTAACCTCTGCGCTTGCGGATGCGATCGATCGCCTCAATCGCGAGCGACATGTACTTTGATATTATCCTTCAATTAATTCCGCCAAGGCTTGCTTCATCGCTTCTTGAGTCGTGGTTGCCGTGCCAAACTGTCGCACGACTAGGGAAGCGGCTAAGTTTCCCAGCACCGCAGCTTCCCAGAACGATGCCTCCAAACATAGGGCCAGAGTCACCGCAGCAATCACCGTATCGCCAGCACCGGTAACATCAAACACCTCAGTTCGATTAAAAGCTGGAATCTGTTGCATGGGTTTCCCCAGTTCAAACAAGCTCATTCCTTCATCGCCGCGAGTAATTAATATTTTCTTTGCTCCAGTAATATTAAGCAGGTCTTTTCCGGCTCGTTCGAGTTGTTGGAGAGAGTTAATTGGATAACCAACCGCGAGTTCGGCTTCCGGTAAATTGGGAGTAAATAAGGTGGCTCCTCGATAGCGCTCCAGTGCTTTTTGCGTATCGACCATCACTTGAGAATGTTGCAATGCTGCGGCAATAACTGGAGAAGGAGCGCGAAAGACGCCATCTCCATAATCGGAGCAAATCATCCCATCAACTTGGGTTAACTCCGAGGTAATATATTCAGCAAGCTGCTTCTGCAACGACAGATCGGGTAGAGCATCGGATTTGCGATCGATCCGGACAATTTGTTGGGTCACTGACTGGCGCGCATGACCGGAAATCCGAGTTTTAGTGACCGTGGGACGGGTTTCGTCGATGGCAATACCGTCAATATTTACTCCGGCTTCGGAGAAAATACGTTGCAGCGCGACTCCCTGGTCGTCATTGCCCACCAAACCCACTGCTTTAACTTGCCCGCCGAGCTTGGCGAGATTATAAACTGCATTGGCTCCACCGCCAGGAATTTGCTCGGTCTGCTCGTGGCGTAAAATCAGTACCGGGGCTTCCCTGGAAAGTCGCTCCACTTGACCGGAGAGAAATTCATCGAGGGTCAAATCTCCGATAACCAATACTTTGGCTTCTGTAAAGCGATCGATCAGTGCTTGCAAACGGGATTGTTCCCGCCGCAATTGAGGAATAATACCGTTCTGTAGAGTCATGCTGGCCCGGCTTGGTTGATTCTCAACCCTCAGATTAACCTATGATGGGGCAATGAAACTGGCTATATTGGGTTTATTCATATTCGGGTTTAAGGAGGAGTCGTCAGATGAAAACTCGCAGTGTTTTCCGTTTATTGGTTGGTTTAGCGGTCTTATTCTCTCTGGTTGGATCTGCGGAAACTGCTTGGGGGAGAAGGCATCGCCGATATTTCCACCGATTGGTTGACCTCAATCCAACTCTTTATCGGCAAATCTGCGATCGCATTCAATCTAGCTCCGATAATTGCAGCAATACCTATCGCTTGGGCGTGCCAATGTATGTGGTTACTGGTAACCTAGGAGAGATGGCTTATGTGACGGTTCTCGATAAACAGCTTTATGTTTGGGACTGGGTGAATAGTAATTGGCTCCCTCAAGACGAATCTCCGGTGGGCACTTACCGGTTTGTCTTGCTATTAAGAGAATGGGAACAACCAGCGCGTTAGTACGCAAACTAGAGCAGCAAAGTTATGAGGGCTATCTTCAGTGCTATCTTATCCGTTCGCGGTTTCGGACTCTCGATCGCCGCGATCGCGCTTTGGGGCAGTTGCAACCAACCGGGAGTGGCAGCCGAAGCAATAAACATTCGTCTCGGACGATTGCAAACCACCATTACCCTAGCCGAACTGGAAGAGTTTGGCAAAACGGGAGAGCTTTCCCCTGCTTTGCAACCTTACCGACGAGCGCTAACGCCCCAAGTGCGCTATCTGCTGCACTCTCGCTTGCCTATCGATCCGGAAATCGGCGATCGCATTTTGGGCAATATTCTCCAGTCTCCTCTGAGCCTGGAAATCTATCAAAATTTAGCCCCGATCTTTCCTCACAGCCGTTTGGATTACCTCCAGACCGCTGTATCGACCGCGTTGTCAGATGGTAACTTTACCGTTCTTTCGATTTTGGAAGCCTATCCCGGAAAGACAATCGCCGTCAATGCAACTGCTGCCCTCTCTTTTGCTCTGCAATTTAATGGAGATTATTGGAGAAGTCGCATTCTCGAACCGCTACTGATGAGTCAGGAGCGCCGAGAGACAGCAGAGATCGAAGAGTTGCCCCCAACTGTAGTACCGACGGCGATCGATCCCTCCCAACCGGGATACGAACGAGTCCAAAAAACAACTCTCATGCTCCAAGATGGGAAACGAGAACGATCGATCCCGGTGGATCTCTATTGGTCGAACTATTCGGTTTCGTCCGGCCCTCTCGTGATTATTTCTCATGGGTTTGGATCGGATCGGTTTTATTTCGCTTATCTCGCCTCTCATCTCGCCTCTTACGGGTTAACGGTGGCGGCGATCGAACATCCCGGTAGTAATGTTAACTGGCTCATCCAAGAGTCTACGGTCAAGCAAATGGCCACATTAGTTCCGCCAGAAGAATTTATTAATCGCCCGCAAGATATTAGTTTTTTGCTCGATCGCCTGGCGGAAGTGAATAACAATGCCGGCCCGTTGCAGGGCAAACTGAATACCAACCGCGTCAGCTTAATCGGTCATTCCCTGGGGGGTTATACGGCTTTTGCTCTAGCAGGCGCTCGGCTAGATTTAGCCAGTTTGCGTCAGTTCTGTCGCGATCGCCCAGCTTTGGGTCGCTCCCCGGCAGATTGGTTGCAGTGCGCGGCGGCCGATTTGCCCGTCACTCCACAATCGTTACAGGACGAACGCATCGTGCAGGCGATCGTCATTAGTCCTCTCGTCGGTCGCCTCTTTGGGAAAAACGGCATTACCGGTGTTAAAATTCCAACTCTGATTTTAGCAAATACTAATGATGCCGTGACTCCAGCTCTAGAGCATCAAATCCGTCCCTTTGCCCAACTGCAAGGCTCCAAATATTTGCTCGCGGCGATCGGCGCTCCCCACCTCAGTGTCGGGAATCGTAAATCTCCCCATCCCGCTTCTCCTCAGTTTGTCCCGCTCAAACAAGTGCTACAAGGTTTATCCCTGGCATTTATTAAACAATTAACTTCAGAAAAAGACCGCTATCGCGATTTTCTAAGTCCTGCATATACTCAATCTTTTTCCACCGAACAATTGCCGTTACACTTCTACCAATCGTCTTTACAACATTGGTGGAAACCCATCGATCTGCGTCGTTTATTACCCTCATTTCTTTCTCCACAAACTAGGAAAAAGCCCATGTTATAGGCGATCGACTTATGACACGAAAAGCAGCATATCGCACAGCCTTATTCACTCCATAAATTGAATTAATCTGGAATTAATTTGGAATTTGTTTTTAGCGGGCAATCCCTGGATGATAAACTGAAACTGCAACTAATGCCACGAATATCGGGGGTCGATCGTGCTTCTCTCTCCCATCCAAAACCGCTTGGGTTTATCCAACGAACAACTCAAGCGCCTGGCTTCATTTCTGCTTCTGGCTCTAACTCTCGTTGGCACCCAAGCTCTTGCCTCTCTACTTTCTCGCTCCCTTTTTCTCTCCAACGCGGGAGCCGATCGCCTCGCCCTGCTCTATACCATTACTCCTATTGTTATTATCTCCGTCTCCACCGGATTTTCCCAGATTATTAGCAAAGTTTCGCACAAGAGGCTGTTGCAAACCTTATTGCTGTCTAGCTTATTTTTTGTGCTCGGCTTAAAGCTATTGGGGGGCTTTGAACGAGGGATTGCCACCTACTTTATCTTTTATGTTTTTGCCGAAGTTATTAATGTTCTACTGATTAAAATCGGGTTTTGGAACTTAGTCTCCGACTATTTCACTACCCTAGAAATGAAGCGCTATACCCCATATTTGACCTTAGCTTCGAGTTTGGGATATTTACTGGCTAACAGCAGCGCCGGTATTGCCTTGGAATACTTGCAGCCTCGCGACTTAGTGCTTGCATTACCTCTACTCTACGGCACGGCGATCGCGCAAATTCTTTATATCCAAGCCAAACAAACCGACATTGAAATCAACGAACCCCAACAGCGATCGAGCAAACAAGCGGAAACCCTCAAAGACTCCCTGGCGCAATTTCCGCAACTGATCGGCCGCTATCCAATTATTCTCTTTCTCACCGCCAATACCTTTCTGCTCTTGCTCTTGCGGCTCTTAGGGGAATATCAATACAGTACAATCTATGCTAATACCATCAACGACGCGCAGAAACTCGCTCGCTTTCTCGCCGTGCTCGCCACCGTACTCAGCTTATTAGAATTCGCCTTATCCTCCACCGTCACTCCCCTGCTGATTCAAAAATTGGGGGTGCGACGGATGAACCTCATTTATCCCCTCACCACTTCTCTCAGTTTTCTCGGCTTATTTCTCTTACCCGGTTTGGGTTCAGCCGTGGCCGCTAACGTCAATCAGCGATCGCTCAATTATGGCATGGCCGAGTCCGTGCGTTTGCTTAACTATAACGCCGTTCCTCCCCGACTCCTCAGCCGCTTTCGGGTACTCAGCGAAGGATTATTTTCTCCCATCGGGCAAATTTTAGGCGGAGCTATTCTTCTGAGTACCCAGCAAATGAACAGCGCGAGCATCACTATTCTTCTGGGTTTGGGTTTGAGCTTATTTTATAGCGGGATAGGACATTTTACCGGGCGCAGTTATATGCAATCCTTGCTGGAAATGGTGCAAGAAGGTTCGGTTAACTTGGAAGCGGTGAAAATGGGATGGGTGACCTTGCCCTTATCCTATCAAGACGACGTCGAAGACATGCTCGAAAGTGGCGATCGCCGGACGCAACTGCTCGGCCTCAAACTGGCCAGTCGCCTGCCCAAACCCAGTCGCGTTCTGCCGCAAGTGCGATCGCTCTTTTCGCAAACCAGCCTGGAGATTCGCAATGGAGTCTTGAGCTTTCTCAGTCAAATCCCGGTTACCGACCAAACTTTTTGTACTCGCAACCTGCTCAACTCCGAAGACCATATCGCCCGCTCCGTCGCTCTCGAACTGCTTATTCTCTGCCAAGAACCCATTCCCGAACCCGAGCGATCGCAATTTTGGGAAACCGGAGACGAGGAAATCCGCGCCCTGATTACCCTGGCTTCCCTGCAAACCTCAAAATCTTCATTCACTCAAGATATCGCCACTTGGGCTGCCTCTCTCCAGGCGCAAACCAAACGTAACTTAATCGGGGTTATTGCTCGCAGCGGCCATCCGGAACTGTTGCTGCTGGCCAAACCCCTATTACGAGATACTCCTGCGGATCTCAAGCAACAAGGACTGGCTCTGTTGGGGACTCTCGATACTCAATTGCATCCCGAAATTTGCGAACTGGCTGCCGCAGAATTAGGCCATAGCGATCCGGAAGTCCGGGCAAGTGCGATTCAAATTTTAGGGCGATCGCCAAAACAAGACCTGCTGCCCTATTTAGCCACAGCCCTGGAAGACTGCCATGCTCGCGTGCGTCAAGAAGCGGCCGCAGCCCTGGCTCGTGCGGGAGAAGGCGCTCTCTCTTGGGTCGAACCCCATTTCAGCTCCCATCGCTCGGAAGTAGTGAATGCTGCTATTACAACCCTCGGACAGATGGGCACCTCCCGCGCGGAAGACCGGTTATACGAATACTTAGCCCCCGAGTTGCAGCAAGTGACTCTGACTTGGGAATGGTCGAAACAGATCCCCCGCGATCGCCCGCGCTGGAACTTATTGGCAATGGCAATTAAGGACTATCAGCAGCGAGTCATCGATCGCGTGTTCCACACTATCTCGGCATTTGGCTGTTCCCAAACCCTGGATGCGTTTCGTCAGGCGATCCATTCTAATAATCTGCGCGATCGAGCTAATGCCGTCGAAACTATTGCTTCCATGCGCTATCGCCGCTTCATTCAGCCCTTATTGCCCTTGCTCGAAGCTCAAGCCAGGGGTCAGATGCCGGATGCGATGGTCGAGACGGATGCCGATTGGATGAAGTATACTGGCTCGAAGCTGATTTTAGAAGCTTTATCCTCTGGCGATCGCTGGCTGGAACTTGGAGCGCTAGTGGCGTTAATCGATCTGCCCCATAGCTTAGTTGAAACGTCCGATCCTCTGGTGCAAAGCGTTGCCCAAACTTTATTTTTAGGCGGACAAAATACCTGTCAGCAAGAACCTACCTTGAACCGCCTCTATTTGTTAAGCCATGTAGAATTATTCCACTATTTCTCCTTAGACGAACTCTTGGAAATTAACGATCGACTGGTGATGTTAGAGTTCGATCCTGGAGTACCGATTATTGCAGAAGGGACGCTTCGGCATCATCTCTATATTATTAGTTCCGGAACGGCAATTTTAACGAAGAGAGTTGAGGGCGATCGCAGAACT
Encoded proteins:
- a CDS encoding bifunctional heptose 7-phosphate kinase/heptose 1-phosphate adenyltransferase, with translation MTLQNGIIPQLRREQSRLQALIDRFTEAKVLVIGDLTLDEFLSGQVERLSREAPVLILRHEQTEQIPGGGANAVYNLAKLGGQVKAVGLVGNDDQGVALQRIFSEAGVNIDGIAIDETRPTVTKTRISGHARQSVTQQIVRIDRKSDALPDLSLQKQLAEYITSELTQVDGMICSDYGDGVFRAPSPVIAAALQHSQVMVDTQKALERYRGATLFTPNLPEAELAVGYPINSLQQLERAGKDLLNITGAKKILITRGDEGMSLFELGKPMQQIPAFNRTEVFDVTGAGDTVIAAVTLALCLEASFWEAAVLGNLAASLVVRQFGTATTTQEAMKQALAELIEG
- a CDS encoding alpha/beta hydrolase; translation: MRAIFSAILSVRGFGLSIAAIALWGSCNQPGVAAEAINIRLGRLQTTITLAELEEFGKTGELSPALQPYRRALTPQVRYLLHSRLPIDPEIGDRILGNILQSPLSLEIYQNLAPIFPHSRLDYLQTAVSTALSDGNFTVLSILEAYPGKTIAVNATAALSFALQFNGDYWRSRILEPLLMSQERRETAEIEELPPTVVPTAIDPSQPGYERVQKTTLMLQDGKRERSIPVDLYWSNYSVSSGPLVIISHGFGSDRFYFAYLASHLASYGLTVAAIEHPGSNVNWLIQESTVKQMATLVPPEEFINRPQDISFLLDRLAEVNNNAGPLQGKLNTNRVSLIGHSLGGYTAFALAGARLDLASLRQFCRDRPALGRSPADWLQCAAADLPVTPQSLQDERIVQAIVISPLVGRLFGKNGITGVKIPTLILANTNDAVTPALEHQIRPFAQLQGSKYLLAAIGAPHLSVGNRKSPHPASPQFVPLKQVLQGLSLAFIKQLTSEKDRYRDFLSPAYTQSFSTEQLPLHFYQSSLQHWWKPIDLRRLLPSFLSPQTRKKPML
- a CDS encoding HEAT repeat domain-containing protein is translated as MLLSPIQNRLGLSNEQLKRLASFLLLALTLVGTQALASLLSRSLFLSNAGADRLALLYTITPIVIISVSTGFSQIISKVSHKRLLQTLLLSSLFFVLGLKLLGGFERGIATYFIFYVFAEVINVLLIKIGFWNLVSDYFTTLEMKRYTPYLTLASSLGYLLANSSAGIALEYLQPRDLVLALPLLYGTAIAQILYIQAKQTDIEINEPQQRSSKQAETLKDSLAQFPQLIGRYPIILFLTANTFLLLLLRLLGEYQYSTIYANTINDAQKLARFLAVLATVLSLLEFALSSTVTPLLIQKLGVRRMNLIYPLTTSLSFLGLFLLPGLGSAVAANVNQRSLNYGMAESVRLLNYNAVPPRLLSRFRVLSEGLFSPIGQILGGAILLSTQQMNSASITILLGLGLSLFYSGIGHFTGRSYMQSLLEMVQEGSVNLEAVKMGWVTLPLSYQDDVEDMLESGDRRTQLLGLKLASRLPKPSRVLPQVRSLFSQTSLEIRNGVLSFLSQIPVTDQTFCTRNLLNSEDHIARSVALELLILCQEPIPEPERSQFWETGDEEIRALITLASLQTSKSSFTQDIATWAASLQAQTKRNLIGVIARSGHPELLLLAKPLLRDTPADLKQQGLALLGTLDTQLHPEICELAAAELGHSDPEVRASAIQILGRSPKQDLLPYLATALEDCHARVRQEAAAALARAGEGALSWVEPHFSSHRSEVVNAAITTLGQMGTSRAEDRLYEYLAPELQQVTLTWEWSKQIPRDRPRWNLLAMAIKDYQQRVIDRVFHTISAFGCSQTLDAFRQAIHSNNLRDRANAVETIASMRYRRFIQPLLPLLEAQARGQMPDAMVETDADWMKYTGSKLILEALSSGDRWLELGALVALIDLPHSLVETSDPLVQSVAQTLFLGGQNTCQQEPTLNRLYLLSHVELFHYFSLDELLEINDRLVMLEFDPGVPIIAEGTLRHHLYIISSGTAILTKRVEGDRRTLGSLTTGDYFGESQLFNQSPAWVTVTAETHCQVLKLEAQRFIDLIYQKPDMIIEICRRFSSFLKQNIQETDWASLQK